The following proteins are co-located in the Halococcus hamelinensis 100A6 genome:
- a CDS encoding DUF4326 domain-containing protein, with the protein MTEKQTTLTGEIQTRLVNQRNTDAYDVDIGRADGGTSHMMNTEIGEPGWLGNPYPVSDYSREESIANYREDFLARVDQDEAFREAVEDLRGRTLACWCKPKPCHGDVILEYLRE; encoded by the coding sequence ATGACCGAGAAACAGACCACGCTCACCGGCGAGATTCAGACCCGACTCGTGAACCAGCGGAACACGGACGCTTACGACGTCGATATTGGGCGAGCAGACGGCGGGACGAGCCACATGATGAACACCGAGATCGGCGAGCCGGGGTGGCTCGGGAATCCCTATCCGGTATCGGACTATTCTCGCGAGGAGTCGATCGCCAACTACCGCGAGGACTTTCTCGCTCGGGTCGACCAGGACGAAGCGTTCCGCGAGGCCGTCGAGGACCTACGCGGACGGACGCTCGCCTGTTGGTGCAAACCGAAGCCGTGTCATGGCGATGTGATTCTCGAGTATCTTCGCGAATAA
- a CDS encoding helix-turn-helix domain-containing protein: MKYLQLCLDQSEEIIHPMHEFVAEHDEYSSYRLLQWNPAVGETNTMIFYAEGPPGPYESALEDVSTILDHEIVPAEENAFYLYVRERLDAGAQRLTNAFTHGSLVVMPPIEFRSDRRIGLTVVGTASSLQQALDEAPASVDVDVQRVGQYDASRMDAANALSDRQSEAVTVAIEIGYYESPRESGVADVADRLNCAPGTAAEHLRKAEAALVHRVVSNP; encoded by the coding sequence GTGAAGTATCTCCAGTTGTGTCTCGACCAGAGTGAGGAGATCATCCATCCGATGCACGAGTTCGTCGCCGAACACGACGAATACAGCTCATATCGACTTCTGCAATGGAATCCTGCTGTCGGTGAGACGAACACGATGATATTCTACGCTGAGGGGCCACCCGGTCCGTATGAGTCCGCTCTCGAAGACGTGAGCACGATTTTAGACCACGAGATAGTACCGGCTGAGGAGAATGCGTTCTATCTCTACGTGCGCGAACGCCTCGACGCGGGAGCACAACGTCTGACCAACGCATTCACCCATGGAAGCCTCGTCGTGATGCCTCCGATCGAATTTCGTAGCGACCGCAGGATAGGACTCACTGTCGTCGGGACAGCCTCTTCCCTCCAGCAGGCACTCGACGAAGCTCCAGCTAGCGTTGATGTCGACGTCCAGCGTGTCGGTCAGTACGATGCCAGCCGAATGGATGCCGCAAATGCTCTCAGCGACCGCCAATCTGAAGCGGTAACTGTCGCGATCGAGATTGGGTATTACGAATCACCCCGTGAATCTGGGGTCGCTGACGTCGCCGACCGTCTCAACTGTGCTCCTGGGACAGCGGCCGAACACCTCCGCAAAGCAGAGGCCGCTCTCGTTCATCGAGTTGTCAGCAACCCGTGA
- a CDS encoding NADH-quinone oxidoreductase subunit D, translating into MSSQTSSETQNGAVEESLAALLSSHTIARDDHRNAPGFVVRPDEIEDALRVLRDEAGFDHCSNVTAQEYEDRFESIYHLKKYSDPTDEVSIIVPTSRDDPVSESAASVYRTAEWHEREAYDLVGIHYENHPDLRRILLPETWQGHPLGLDYDQDEPQVVTLESHANPLEDDHREDGADTMYLNIGPHHPATHGVLHIETILSGEQVVGLDPDPGYLHRCEEQMCQNSTYRHQIMPYPDRWDYLGGQILNEWAYARTAEDLAGLEVSDYAQLIRTMSGELSRILSHLLAIGTFALDVYGEFTATFMYALRDREVVQSIFEDLTGQRLMFNYLRLGGVAWDLPEPRAEFFEKVREFLDDLPHKLDEYHDLLTTNELFQLRCVDTGVLEVDEAKEYGCTGPVARASGVDYDLRRDDPYGYYPELDWEVVTAAEGDNYARVLCRLQEIEQSARIIDQCVDLLEDWPENNREIQSSVPRTLRPNEDAEIYRAVEAAKGELGIYIRSDGTDKPARFHIRSPCFSNLHALEEMATGGYVPDLIASLASLDIVLGEVDR; encoded by the coding sequence ATGAGCTCACAGACATCCAGTGAAACCCAAAACGGAGCTGTCGAAGAGTCGCTCGCTGCTCTCCTCTCATCCCATACAATCGCCCGCGATGACCATCGCAATGCGCCGGGATTCGTCGTCCGACCTGATGAAATCGAGGACGCGCTGCGCGTCTTGCGGGATGAGGCGGGCTTCGACCACTGCTCGAACGTCACAGCACAGGAATACGAAGACCGCTTCGAGAGCATCTATCACCTGAAAAAGTACAGCGACCCTACTGACGAAGTGAGCATTATCGTCCCGACCTCACGGGACGACCCGGTGAGCGAGAGTGCGGCATCGGTCTATCGGACGGCCGAGTGGCACGAACGCGAAGCCTACGACTTGGTGGGTATTCACTACGAGAACCATCCCGACCTTCGCCGTATTCTCCTCCCCGAGACGTGGCAGGGCCACCCGCTAGGACTCGATTACGACCAGGACGAGCCACAGGTGGTCACACTCGAATCCCACGCCAATCCATTAGAGGACGACCATCGCGAGGACGGCGCGGATACGATGTATCTGAACATCGGGCCGCATCATCCCGCAACCCACGGTGTGCTCCATATCGAGACCATCCTAAGCGGTGAGCAGGTAGTCGGTCTGGACCCCGACCCGGGCTATCTTCACCGCTGTGAGGAGCAGATGTGCCAAAATAGCACGTACCGCCACCAGATCATGCCATACCCTGACCGCTGGGACTACCTCGGCGGGCAGATACTCAACGAGTGGGCATACGCTCGCACTGCCGAGGACCTCGCCGGTCTCGAGGTCTCCGACTACGCACAGCTCATTCGGACGATGAGCGGTGAACTCTCGCGGATTCTCTCCCATCTGCTCGCGATCGGCACTTTTGCGCTCGACGTCTACGGCGAGTTCACTGCCACGTTCATGTACGCCCTGCGGGATAGGGAAGTCGTCCAGAGTATCTTCGAGGATCTGACGGGCCAGCGCCTGATGTTCAACTATCTCCGGTTGGGAGGGGTCGCATGGGACCTCCCTGAACCGCGCGCAGAGTTCTTCGAAAAGGTTCGAGAATTCCTCGATGACCTGCCGCATAAACTCGATGAGTATCACGACCTGCTCACCACGAACGAACTGTTTCAACTCCGGTGCGTCGATACGGGTGTTTTGGAAGTCGACGAGGCAAAGGAGTACGGCTGTACCGGGCCGGTAGCGCGCGCTTCGGGCGTGGATTACGACCTTCGGCGAGACGACCCCTACGGGTACTATCCCGAACTCGACTGGGAGGTGGTGACTGCTGCAGAGGGTGACAACTACGCGCGCGTGCTGTGCCGATTACAGGAGATCGAGCAATCAGCGCGTATCATCGACCAGTGTGTCGACCTACTCGAAGACTGGCCCGAGAACAACCGCGAAATCCAATCAAGTGTTCCACGAACGTTGCGACCGAACGAGGACGCCGAGATCTATCGTGCAGTGGAGGCCGCGAAAGGCGAACTCGGGATCTACATCCGAAGCGACGGGACCGACAAGCCAGCCCGGTTTCACATTCGGAGTCCGTGCTTTTCGAACCTTCATGCACTGGAGGAGATGGCTACAGGTGGGTACGTCCCGGACCTAATTGCGTCGTTAGCGAGCCTCGATATTGTTCTCGGTGAAGTCGATCGGTAG
- a CDS encoding helix-turn-helix transcriptional regulator, with the protein MNLSQGELAGAVGVSRQTINAIERGRYNPSLELAFELACHFDCTIENIFIPEIE; encoded by the coding sequence ATGAACCTCAGCCAAGGCGAGCTGGCGGGGGCTGTCGGAGTGAGTCGGCAGACCATCAACGCAATCGAACGAGGGCGATACAATCCATCGTTGGAGCTCGCGTTCGAACTTGCTTGCCACTTCGACTGTACTATCGAGAATATCTTTATTCCTGAAATTGAGTGA